A region from the Panicum hallii strain FIL2 chromosome 1, PHallii_v3.1, whole genome shotgun sequence genome encodes:
- the LOC112872697 gene encoding protein CASPARIAN STRIP INTEGRITY FACTOR 1, which yields MHRVISEMRILSRSWTSASLFALIIFAFLFSTSFAGRQRSFLTGQDDLRQHGEAAGTGQKEAVALLVPARMLNVKTNDYGIYDPSPSMDKPHFKLIPN from the exons ATGCATCGCGTGATTTCAGAAATGAGAATACTATCAAGGTCTTGGACATCTGCGTCCCTCTTTGCTCTCATCATCTTTGCTTTCTTATTCTCAACTTCATTCGCAG GGAGACAGCGCAGTTTCTTGACGGGTCAAGATGACCTACGTCAACACGGAGAG GCAGCAGGGACTGGACAGAAGGAAGCAGTAGCACTTCTGGTGCCTGCTCGGATGCTCAACGTCAAGACGAATGATTACGGCATCTATGACCCTTCCCCTTCCATGGACAAGCCGCACTTCAAGCTCATACCCAACTGA